A genomic window from Oceanispirochaeta sp. includes:
- a CDS encoding RNHCP domain-containing protein — protein sequence MSRAKIIRNNPHESFICLSCGSAVSPLKNGGNQRNHCPKCLSSIHVDIIAGDRRASCHGIMKPISIWVQEDREWSLIHRCRNCGIIRSNRIAADDNEMMLFSLAASFMSQLPFPAGKTLDHIQALSLQKEENHE from the coding sequence ATGTCCAGAGCTAAAATAATAAGAAATAATCCCCATGAGTCATTTATCTGTCTCTCTTGCGGGTCGGCAGTATCCCCTCTCAAAAATGGTGGAAATCAAAGGAACCATTGTCCGAAATGTCTCTCCAGTATCCACGTTGATATTATCGCGGGGGATAGAAGAGCCAGCTGTCATGGAATTATGAAACCCATCAGTATTTGGGTACAGGAGGATAGGGAATGGTCCCTTATTCACCGCTGTAGGAACTGTGGAATTATCCGTTCCAATAGAATTGCAGCAGATGACAATGAGATGATGCTGTTCTCACTGGCGGCGTCCTTCATGTCTCAGCTTCCCTTTCCCGCGGGTAAGACTCTCGATCATATACAGGCGTTAAGTCTGCAGAAGGAAGAAAATCATGAATAA